The proteins below come from a single Candidatus Hydrogenedentota bacterium genomic window:
- a CDS encoding ABC transporter ATP-binding protein, producing MSKAGNGNIIECRGVAKAYHDGARTLEILRGVDLAVPEGKILAISGPSGVGKSTLLHIMGTLDKPTGGEVLFRGEPLHRMGAGRVNAIRNREIGFVFQFYHLLPEFTALENVMMPSLCKNATRRACRGRAEALLEKVGLTERMTHKPGKLSGGEQQRVAIARALFNSPAVVLTDEPTGNLDERTGQEIVELLWNLNADDGVTIVLVTHDESLARRAHHWTAIHGGHAEKRA from the coding sequence ATGAGTAAGGCGGGCAACGGAAACATCATCGAGTGCCGGGGCGTGGCCAAGGCCTACCATGACGGCGCGCGCACCCTGGAGATACTCCGGGGCGTGGACCTGGCCGTGCCCGAGGGGAAAATCCTCGCCATCAGCGGGCCCTCCGGCGTGGGCAAGAGCACCCTGCTGCACATCATGGGCACCCTGGACAAGCCCACCGGCGGCGAGGTCCTCTTCCGGGGCGAGCCGCTCCACCGCATGGGCGCGGGCCGGGTCAACGCCATCCGCAACCGCGAGATAGGCTTCGTCTTCCAGTTCTACCACCTCCTGCCCGAGTTCACGGCGCTGGAAAACGTCATGATGCCCTCCCTGTGCAAGAACGCCACCCGCCGCGCCTGCCGCGGGCGCGCCGAGGCCCTGCTGGAAAAGGTCGGCCTCACGGAGCGCATGACCCACAAGCCCGGCAAGCTCAGCGGCGGCGAACAGCAGCGCGTCGCCATCGCCCGCGCCCTCTTCAACAGCCCCGCCGTCGTCCTCACGGACGAGCCCACAGGCAACCTCGACGAGCGCACGGGCCAGGAAATTGTCGAGCTCCTCTGGAACCTCAATGCGGACGACGGCGTCACCATCGTCCTGGTCACCCACGACGAGTCCCTCGCCCGCCGCGCCCACCACTGGACCGCCATCCACGGCGGCCATGCGGAGAAACGCGCGTAG
- a CDS encoding HAD-IA family hydrolase, which produces MAGNILRAVVFDFDGLILDTESTLYGTWVETYARFGCELPPDLWTANIGGYSYETFHPLDHLEECLGRPIDRDAVNNARREVYRARVRVQPPMPGAAEAVRAARDLGLRLGVASSSERSWVAGHLERLGLLPLFDAVVCGDEVTRVKPDPELYRAVLDTLGVDARAAFALEDSPKGVAAARAASLYCVAVPNPVTRVMDLGGADRLLPALDAMPFSELVRDIEEHLFRAL; this is translated from the coding sequence ATGGCTGGCAACATTCTCCGCGCGGTGGTCTTCGACTTTGACGGGCTGATCCTGGACACGGAAAGCACGCTCTACGGGACGTGGGTGGAGACTTATGCCCGCTTCGGGTGCGAGCTGCCGCCGGACCTGTGGACGGCGAACATCGGCGGGTACTCGTATGAGACGTTCCACCCGCTGGACCACCTGGAGGAGTGCCTGGGCCGGCCCATTGACCGGGACGCGGTGAACAACGCCCGGCGTGAGGTGTACCGCGCGCGGGTGCGGGTGCAGCCGCCCATGCCGGGCGCGGCGGAGGCAGTCCGCGCGGCGCGTGACCTGGGCCTGCGGCTGGGGGTGGCGTCCAGTTCGGAGCGGTCCTGGGTGGCGGGCCACCTGGAGCGCCTGGGCCTGCTGCCGCTCTTCGACGCGGTGGTCTGCGGGGACGAGGTGACGCGGGTGAAGCCGGACCCGGAACTTTACCGGGCCGTGCTGGATACACTGGGGGTGGACGCGCGGGCCGCCTTCGCGCTGGAGGACTCCCCCAAGGGGGTTGCCGCGGCCCGGGCCGCTTCCCTATACTGCGTGGCGGTGCCCAATCCGGTCACCCGCGTCATGGACCTGGGCGGCGCGGACCGGCTGCTTCCGGCGCTGGACGCCATGCCCTTTTCCGAACTGGTCCGGGACATCGAGGAACACCTTTTCCGTGCGCTTTGA
- a CDS encoding lipoprotein-releasing ABC transporter permease subunit, with the protein MRFELYVALRYLRGKRKTRFISLITFISVAGVSVGVIALIVVMSVMTGFDNALRETIIGNRAHLTVFLPAGREMVDYERAIDEVRAIAPEVTGAGPIMQIEALLKRDGQTTGGFILGVDPAREAEVTDLGENLTKNGGRLFGSGRLPGDKEIVLGYRLAHRIGARIGSEIAVLTDKPTVTPFGMRPGNQVYLTVSGLSQAKMSDFDNLYAFVDINTAKMLTGRAGVDGIHLKLTNPFLADAVSQRVSDRLPYRAETWYQNQEAFFEALKQEKVAMFVILVFIILVAAFNITSTLIMIVMEKRRDIGILRTLGSSGWSILWLFVLEGLLIGVSGTVIGVVAGTILAYNINPVAEFIAGLMGVDLFNSTIYYFDGIPVAVVPFDILWITVSAVALTFLSTLYPAWSASRLNPVDALRYE; encoded by the coding sequence GTGCGCTTTGAACTGTATGTCGCCCTCCGCTACCTGCGCGGCAAGCGCAAGACGCGGTTCATCAGCCTGATCACGTTCATCTCCGTGGCCGGGGTGAGCGTCGGCGTCATCGCGCTGATCGTCGTGATGAGCGTGATGACCGGCTTCGACAATGCCCTGCGCGAGACCATCATCGGGAACCGCGCCCACCTGACGGTGTTTCTGCCCGCGGGCCGCGAGATGGTTGACTACGAGCGGGCGATAGACGAGGTCCGGGCCATCGCGCCCGAGGTCACCGGCGCGGGCCCCATCATGCAGATCGAGGCGCTGCTGAAGCGGGACGGCCAGACGACGGGGGGCTTCATCCTGGGCGTGGACCCCGCGCGCGAGGCGGAGGTGACGGACCTGGGAGAGAACCTCACGAAGAACGGCGGGCGCCTCTTCGGCTCGGGCAGGCTGCCGGGCGACAAGGAAATCGTGCTGGGCTACCGGCTCGCCCACCGCATCGGGGCGCGCATCGGCTCGGAGATCGCCGTGCTCACGGACAAGCCCACAGTGACGCCCTTCGGCATGCGCCCGGGCAACCAGGTCTACCTCACCGTGAGCGGCCTGTCCCAGGCCAAGATGTCCGACTTCGACAACCTCTACGCCTTTGTGGACATCAACACCGCGAAAATGCTGACGGGCCGCGCGGGCGTGGACGGCATCCACCTGAAACTGACGAACCCCTTCCTGGCCGACGCCGTGTCGCAGCGCGTCTCCGACCGGCTGCCCTACCGCGCCGAGACTTGGTACCAGAACCAGGAGGCCTTTTTCGAGGCGCTGAAGCAGGAAAAGGTCGCCATGTTCGTCATTCTGGTCTTCATCATCCTCGTGGCCGCGTTCAACATCACCAGCACGCTCATCATGATCGTCATGGAGAAGCGGCGCGACATCGGCATCCTGCGCACCCTGGGCTCGAGCGGCTGGTCCATCCTGTGGCTCTTCGTGCTCGAGGGACTCCTCATCGGCGTGAGCGGCACCGTCATCGGCGTGGTCGCGGGCACCATCCTCGCCTACAACATCAACCCCGTCGCCGAGTTCATCGCCGGGCTCATGGGCGTGGACCTGTTCAACAGCACCATCTACTACTTCGACGGCATCCCCGTCGCCGTGGTCCCCTTCGACATTCTCTGGATCACCGTGTCCGCCGTGGCGCTCACCTTCCTCTCCACGCTTTATCCCGCGTGGAGCGCCTCGCGGCTCAACCCCGTGGACGCGCTGCGCTATGAGTAA